A portion of the Deltaproteobacteria bacterium genome contains these proteins:
- a CDS encoding ATP-binding cassette domain-containing protein: protein NSAGKTTLMNTVSGLIIDMRLKEKRKGGERINVYGQIVYQGEDVTEMKPSDRVKKGIVLSRERHPVFPESSVLENLKIAGYLRQRAEIQETMDTIFELFPALVPLKNRKAGFLSGGEQQMLAIGMALVVRPKLLLLDEPLLGLSPVMQKVLVEGIASLKKKSGITVLLSEQFARPVLPMIDRGYIIENGMLTLSGTGDELMDNPEVKSAYFGV, encoded by the coding sequence AATAGCGCCGGCAAGACGACCCTCATGAATACGGTCTCGGGTCTCATTATTGATATGCGTCTGAAGGAAAAACGAAAGGGCGGAGAGCGTATTAACGTCTATGGTCAAATCGTCTATCAGGGAGAGGACGTCACCGAGATGAAGCCGAGTGACCGGGTCAAGAAAGGGATCGTTCTTTCCAGGGAGAGACATCCGGTATTCCCCGAAAGCAGCGTACTGGAAAACCTGAAAATCGCCGGCTATTTACGGCAAAGAGCCGAGATTCAAGAAACCATGGACACTATCTTCGAATTATTTCCGGCCCTGGTCCCATTAAAGAATCGAAAGGCCGGATTCCTCAGCGGCGGGGAACAACAGATGCTGGCTATTGGTATGGCCCTGGTAGTCCGCCCCAAGCTTCTTCTATTGGATGAACCGCTTCTGGGATTAAGCCCCGTGATGCAAAAGGTCCTGGTGGAGGGCATCGCCAGCCTGAAAAAAAAATCAGGGATTACTGTCTTATTGAGTGAACAATTTGCCAGACCGGTCTTGCCTATGATCGACCGGGGATATATCATCGAAAACGGAATGTTAACCTTAAGCGGGACAGGGGATGAACTCATGGATAATCCGGAGGTAAAATCCGCCTATTTTGGGGTATGA